The following are encoded together in the Arcobacter aquimarinus genome:
- a CDS encoding cysteine desulfurase, producing the protein MIRLNTLQYNPLDINFSFEKYSLDSLLSNSNFEELCMEYKKSFNFSKVKTFSFSKEGFLGLFLELKGNIAVSYGECEALINGAKLYESFGFEIIWIDLNKDGKINLSQLENKNIDFLFLSSYVMDTFIMTSLSDVKKLTTAKIVSNASANFSTLSDAIYFDNYKLTGYSLSGVLLFEEDNFFELLNIGFIDTLAVKCCFEALKTQKFNFEMKEKFQKKLEEKFKKDLYFFVNPNDTLAYSLHFGLKDIKARELIRTLALNKIFLTNGEGCSLGLSKPSRIIQAMGYDEITSRNSIQIAFVDFFNDKEIEKIVDIIYLKYKQLKSIS; encoded by the coding sequence TTGATAAGATTAAATACTCTTCAATACAATCCTTTGGATATAAATTTCTCTTTTGAAAAATATTCTTTAGATTCTTTATTATCAAATAGTAATTTTGAAGAGTTATGTATGGAATATAAAAAAAGTTTTAATTTCTCAAAGGTCAAAACTTTTTCTTTTTCAAAAGAGGGATTTTTAGGGCTTTTTTTAGAATTAAAAGGAAATATTGCTGTAAGTTATGGAGAATGTGAAGCTTTAATAAATGGTGCAAAGTTATATGAATCTTTTGGATTTGAAATTATTTGGATTGATTTAAATAAAGATGGAAAAATAAATTTATCTCAATTAGAAAACAAAAATATAGATTTTCTTTTCTTGTCTTCTTATGTTATGGATACTTTTATTATGACTTCTTTAAGTGATGTGAAAAAACTAACAACTGCTAAAATTGTTTCAAATGCAAGTGCTAATTTCTCCACTTTAAGTGATGCTATATATTTTGATAATTATAAACTAACAGGTTATAGTTTATCAGGTGTTTTACTTTTTGAAGAAGATAATTTTTTTGAACTTTTAAATATAGGTTTTATTGATACTCTTGCAGTTAAATGTTGTTTTGAAGCTTTAAAAACACAAAAATTTAATTTTGAGATGAAAGAAAAATTTCAAAAAAAATTAGAAGAGAAATTTAAAAAAGATTTATACTTTTTTGTAAACCCAAATGATACTTTGGCTTACTCTTTACATTTTGGCTTAAAAGATATAAAAGCAAGAGAACTTATAAGAACTTTAGCTTTAAATAAAATCTTTTTAACAAATGGAGAAGGTTGTTCATTGGGACTTTCTAAACCTTCAAGAATAATACAAGCTATGGGATATGATGAAATTACAAGTAGAAATTCTATACAAATAGCTTTTGTCGATTTTTTTAATGATAAAGAAATTGAGAAAATTGTAGATATAATCTATTTAAAGTATAAACAATTAAAATCTATTTCTTAG
- a CDS encoding ModE family transcriptional regulator, which produces MSSIDDNIVISLDEIQKELLLTNLDEDGKLSCLKAFKVARLIGKKPKEMSTITKSMGIRITNCELGVFGKLRFQDPNIQVYNRLKQNYMGHKTLECKVLWDEAKRSTLKTVGSTVKNSDIQVSHCQLGCFRTKNGKKA; this is translated from the coding sequence ATGTCTAGTATAGATGATAATATAGTTATAAGTTTAGATGAAATTCAAAAAGAATTGTTATTAACAAATTTAGATGAAGATGGTAAATTATCTTGTCTGAAAGCTTTTAAAGTGGCAAGACTTATAGGTAAAAAACCCAAAGAAATGAGTACAATTACTAAAAGTATGGGCATAAGAATCACAAATTGTGAACTTGGTGTTTTTGGAAAATTAAGATTTCAAGACCCAAATATTCAAGTTTATAATAGATTAAAACAAAATTATATGGGACATAAAACTTTAGAATGCAAAGTGTTGTGGGATGAAGCAAAAAGATCTACTTTAAAAACAGTTGGTTCAACTGTAAAAAATAGTGATATTCAAGTTAGTCATTGCCAGCTTGGATGTTTTAGAACAAAAAATGGGAAAAAAGCTTGA
- the fdhD gene encoding formate dehydrogenase accessory sulfurtransferase FdhD, which yields MTRAMRSENFSLFHDNLDDYTKEIIVEKFYEDGMEVVEDYVIKEDKIEFFLNGNKFLSVMSIAQHQDAHILGFLLSEAVIKSFDDVESIVISEDGLKVEVIANVSDEGYANLFKEKTLTSGCCIGVTGNAEKVFDCSFINTDYKVSVKNILSNMKLFNTSSKLFDNTGCVHKAELVLEDGEIFVAEDIGRHNAIDKVVGLASINKKDIRKSVLYATGRLSMEMVVKCVMHRIPIVVSKAAVTFQGIKSANEHGITLIGFARGNKMNVYTHSGRIDV from the coding sequence ATGACAAGAGCTATGAGAAGTGAAAACTTCTCCCTTTTTCATGATAATTTAGATGATTACACAAAAGAGATAATCGTAGAAAAATTTTATGAAGATGGGATGGAAGTAGTTGAAGATTATGTTATAAAAGAGGATAAAATAGAATTCTTTTTAAATGGAAATAAATTTTTATCAGTTATGAGTATCGCACAACATCAAGATGCACATATTTTAGGCTTTTTACTTAGTGAAGCTGTTATAAAAAGTTTTGATGATGTTGAATCAATAGTTATAAGTGAAGATGGATTAAAAGTTGAAGTAATTGCAAATGTTAGTGATGAGGGGTATGCAAATTTATTTAAAGAAAAAACTTTAACTTCAGGATGTTGTATTGGAGTTACTGGAAATGCTGAAAAAGTTTTTGATTGTTCATTTATAAATACTGATTATAAGGTAAGTGTAAAAAATATTTTATCAAATATGAAATTATTCAATACCTCTTCTAAGCTTTTTGATAATACAGGATGTGTTCATAAAGCTGAATTAGTATTAGAAGATGGTGAGATTTTTGTTGCTGAGGATATTGGAAGGCACAATGCTATTGATAAAGTTGTGGGACTTGCAAGTATAAATAAAAAAGATATTAGAAAATCTGTTTTATATGCAACTGGTAGATTATCTATGGAAATGGTTGTAAAATGTGTAATGCATAGAATTCCAATAGTTGTTTCAAAAGCTGCAGTTACTTTTCAAGGAATAAAATCAGCAAATGAACACGGAATTACACTTATTGGATTTGCAAGAGGAAATAAAATGAATGTTTATACTCATAGTGGAAGAATAGATGTCTAG
- a CDS encoding cytochrome b/b6 domain-containing protein, with translation MENSSFFEKNKAYIFTLLGLGLVGFVFINFLMIIDWEYLIKYTIHIITGGNLDGVITPPDSNYKAMVNAAFGPNYEAIAPEIIRASNERQLYIWWVFVAEIAIFCVMYTISGRKEAVIKNPNDQIEVFSLFHRTIIWLNVFIVITLIITGFNITWSLRSEGGYIPYILRGTHEVTGLVWFPIWLLMSIIAFKDVKLLSKNSLLAKLVLPGQYKPMKRIIFIVFVAMGAGLLTSGFLIWFLHPDAYTHAQFIQFKRALLYVHFGSSVLIMFFLMDFVYSALVAVKGNLKGLITGKYPREHLEQLAPDVLADIENKKGKVA, from the coding sequence ATGGAAAATAGCTCATTTTTTGAAAAAAATAAGGCATATATTTTCACTCTTCTTGGGCTTGGATTAGTAGGATTTGTATTTATTAATTTTCTAATGATTATAGATTGGGAATATTTAATAAAATATACAATTCATATAATTACAGGCGGAAATTTGGATGGAGTTATTACTCCTCCAGATTCTAATTATAAAGCTATGGTAAATGCAGCATTTGGACCAAATTATGAAGCAATTGCTCCTGAAATTATCAGAGCAAGTAATGAAAGACAACTTTATATTTGGTGGGTTTTCGTAGCTGAAATTGCTATTTTTTGTGTAATGTACACAATTAGTGGAAGAAAAGAAGCTGTTATAAAAAATCCAAATGACCAAATAGAAGTATTTTCATTGTTTCATCGAACTATAATTTGGTTGAATGTTTTTATAGTTATTACTTTAATAATTACAGGATTCAACATAACTTGGAGTTTAAGAAGTGAGGGTGGATATATTCCATATATTTTACGTGGAACCCATGAAGTTACAGGGTTAGTATGGTTTCCTATATGGTTGTTAATGAGTATTATAGCTTTTAAAGATGTGAAATTATTATCAAAAAATAGTTTGTTAGCTAAACTTGTGTTACCAGGTCAATATAAACCTATGAAAAGAATTATTTTTATAGTATTTGTTGCTATGGGGGCAGGTTTATTAACAAGTGGTTTTTTAATTTGGTTTTTACATCCAGATGCATATACTCATGCACAATTTATTCAGTTTAAAAGAGCATTACTTTATGTTCATTTTGGGTCTAGTGTTTTAATAATGTTTTTCTTAATGGATTTTGTATATTCTGCTTTAGTTGCTGTAAAAGGTAATTTAAAAGGTTTAATTACAGGAAAATATCCAAGAGAACATTTAGAGCAACTTGCACCTGATGTATTGGCTGATATTGAAAATAAAAAAGGAAAAGTGGCATGA
- the fdh3B gene encoding formate dehydrogenase FDH3 subunit beta, translating to MSKTVDFSKMKFYCDENLCIDCNGCVVACKEAHEVPVGVNRRKVITVNEGVVGKEISLSMACMHCSDAPCQQVCPTDCFYIRTDGIVLHDKDKCIGCGYCLFACPFGAPQFPRDGAFGTKGKMDKCTMCAGGPEETNSPEEFHKYGQNRISEGKVPMCAAMCSTKALLVGDADEVALIKTYRATTQGKGIATDSYGW from the coding sequence ATGAGTAAAACTGTAGATTTTTCAAAAATGAAATTTTATTGTGATGAAAACTTATGTATTGATTGTAATGGTTGCGTTGTAGCTTGTAAAGAGGCTCATGAAGTTCCAGTTGGAGTTAATAGAAGAAAAGTAATCACTGTGAATGAGGGTGTTGTAGGTAAAGAAATCTCTTTATCTATGGCTTGTATGCATTGTAGTGATGCTCCTTGTCAACAAGTATGTCCAACAGATTGTTTTTACATTAGAACAGATGGTATTGTTTTACATGATAAAGATAAATGTATAGGTTGTGGATATTGTCTATTCGCTTGTCCTTTTGGTGCTCCACAATTCCCAAGGGATGGTGCATTTGGAACAAAAGGAAAAATGGATAAATGTACTATGTGTGCAGGAGGTCCTGAAGAGACAAACTCTCCTGAAGAGTTCCATAAATATGGACAAAATAGAATTAGTGAAGGTAAAGTACCTATGTGTGCAGCTATGTGTTCAACAAAAGCCTTACTTGTAGGTGATGCTGATGAAGTTGCTTTAATAAAAACATATAGAGCTACTACTCAAGGTAAGGGTATTGCCACTGATTCATACGGATGGTAG
- a CDS encoding molybdopterin-dependent oxidoreductase, producing MEMLKSFGRRSFLKMASLATAVTATSAFASTEKVLRNATEEEVRNPFPGSKLIKTICSHCSVGCGVIAEVHNGVWVRQEVAQDHPISHGGHCCKGADMIDKIRATNRLQYPIEKVAGKWNRISWDDAMSKITDKLVALREKFGPDAIQFLGSAKVSNEQAYYIRKFAAMFGTNNIDHQARIUHSPTVAGVANTWGYGAMTNHLGDMQNSKAIIIMGANPAANHPIAMQHILKAKEQNGAKIIVVDPRFTKTAAKADLYCRIRTGTDIAFLYGIIRLIRENNWYDKSFIEQRVFGMDDIFKECEEYTPEHVEDITGCPKEILIQAATAFASAKPGCLIWNQGWTQHTIGSSNTRLGSIMQLSLGNLGKPGGGCNILRGHDNVQGSTDMGCLADTLPGYYGLAEGSWKYFAKQWKVDYEWLKGRFKAPEMMQAKGNSLSLWIHNVVDDANAKNNAGTPLKALVCIGNGISTITQTHKVKEALDNLELVVFIDPYVNDAAVITTRKDNMFLLPAASQVETEGTVVNTSRIAQWRTKVVEPLYESRTDHDILFDFAKRMGFYNEFIAGMGKGDKFTWPEDATNEIAKALKTIGMQGRTAERIKKHQENWHLFNSTSLKGRGVTEKEYYGLPWPCWDESHPGSPVLYNINLPVSQGGMGFRTRFGVERDGKSLLAADGSAPVGSRIKGGYDEITAKNIEELAGITLTEDEKKLVEGKNWKNDDSGILVKYALQAGLAPYGNARARTIVWEFVDPIPKHREPLHTFRPDLVSKYPAIKDKLNHFRVDVRYESEQNAQDWLKDYPINIVSGRLVEHMGTGTETRASKYLSELSGEMYGELHPTLAGKLGLKDNEMMWVYGTGGGKIKIKCKYSLRVDENSVFLPQNFSGVWSGESLVDRYPAQTAPFGLGESSNQVTSYGYDQQTSCPETKCSLVRIERA from the coding sequence GTGTTATCGCTGAAGTTCATAATGGTGTATGGGTTAGACAAGAAGTTGCTCAAGACCATCCAATTAGTCATGGTGGACATTGTTGTAAAGGTGCTGATATGATTGATAAAATCAGAGCAACAAATAGATTACAATATCCTATTGAAAAAGTAGCTGGAAAATGGAATAGAATCTCATGGGATGATGCTATGAGTAAAATTACTGATAAGTTAGTAGCTTTAAGAGAGAAATTTGGTCCAGATGCAATTCAATTTTTAGGATCTGCAAAAGTAAGTAATGAGCAAGCTTATTATATTAGAAAATTTGCAGCAATGTTTGGAACAAACAACATAGATCACCAAGCTAGAATTTGACATAGTCCAACAGTTGCCGGTGTGGCAAATACATGGGGTTATGGAGCTATGACAAATCATTTAGGTGATATGCAAAACTCAAAAGCAATTATAATTATGGGTGCTAATCCTGCTGCGAACCATCCTATTGCTATGCAACATATTTTGAAAGCAAAAGAGCAAAATGGTGCAAAAATTATAGTTGTAGATCCAAGATTTACTAAAACTGCTGCTAAAGCAGATCTTTATTGTAGAATCAGAACAGGTACAGATATAGCATTCCTTTACGGAATTATTAGACTTATTAGAGAAAATAATTGGTACGATAAATCATTTATTGAACAAAGAGTTTTTGGAATGGATGATATTTTCAAAGAGTGTGAAGAGTATACTCCTGAGCACGTAGAAGATATAACAGGATGTCCTAAAGAGATTTTAATTCAAGCAGCAACAGCTTTTGCAAGTGCAAAACCAGGATGTTTAATTTGGAATCAAGGATGGACACAGCATACAATTGGTTCATCAAATACAAGACTTGGTTCAATCATGCAATTATCTCTTGGAAACCTAGGAAAACCAGGTGGTGGATGTAATATTTTAAGAGGTCATGATAATGTTCAAGGTTCAACTGATATGGGTTGTCTTGCTGATACATTACCAGGATATTATGGATTAGCTGAAGGTTCATGGAAATACTTTGCAAAACAATGGAAAGTTGATTATGAATGGTTAAAAGGAAGATTTAAAGCTCCTGAAATGATGCAAGCAAAAGGTAATAGTTTATCTTTATGGATTCATAATGTTGTTGATGATGCAAATGCTAAAAATAACGCAGGAACTCCTTTAAAAGCATTAGTTTGTATTGGAAATGGTATTTCAACTATTACTCAAACACATAAAGTAAAAGAGGCTTTAGATAATTTAGAATTAGTTGTATTTATTGATCCTTATGTAAATGATGCTGCTGTTATTACAACAAGAAAGGATAATATGTTCTTATTACCTGCTGCTTCACAAGTTGAAACAGAAGGAACAGTTGTAAATACTTCAAGAATTGCACAATGGAGAACTAAAGTTGTTGAGCCATTATATGAATCAAGAACTGACCATGATATTTTATTTGACTTTGCAAAAAGAATGGGATTCTATAATGAATTTATTGCAGGTATGGGTAAAGGTGATAAATTTACTTGGCCAGAAGATGCAACAAACGAAATTGCAAAAGCATTAAAAACTATTGGAATGCAAGGAAGAACGGCTGAAAGAATTAAAAAACATCAAGAAAATTGGCATCTATTTAACTCTACTTCATTAAAAGGAAGAGGCGTAACTGAAAAAGAGTATTATGGATTACCTTGGCCTTGTTGGGATGAATCACATCCTGGAAGCCCAGTTTTATATAATATTAATTTACCAGTTTCTCAAGGTGGTATGGGATTTAGAACAAGATTTGGTGTTGAAAGAGATGGAAAAAGCTTGTTAGCAGCTGATGGTTCTGCACCTGTTGGTTCAAGAATCAAAGGTGGATACGATGAGATTACAGCTAAAAATATTGAAGAATTAGCAGGAATTACTTTAACTGAAGATGAGAAAAAATTAGTTGAAGGTAAAAACTGGAAAAATGATGATAGTGGAATTTTAGTAAAATATGCACTTCAAGCGGGACTTGCTCCTTATGGAAATGCACGTGCAAGAACTATTGTTTGGGAATTTGTTGATCCAATTCCAAAACATAGAGAACCATTACACACATTTAGACCAGATTTAGTATCTAAATATCCAGCAATCAAAGATAAACTTAACCACTTTAGAGTTGATGTTAGATATGAAAGTGAACAAAATGCACAAGATTGGTTGAAAGATTATCCAATCAATATTGTTTCAGGAAGACTTGTTGAACATATGGGAACAGGAACAGAAACAAGAGCATCTAAATATTTATCAGAACTTTCAGGTGAAATGTATGGAGAATTACATCCAACTTTAGCTGGAAAACTTGGACTTAAAGATAATGAAATGATGTGGGTTTATGGAACTGGTGGAGGAAAAATCAAAATTAAATGTAAATATAGTTTAAGAGTAGATGAGAATTCAGTGTTCTTACCTCAAAATTTCTCAGGAGTTTGGAGTGGTGAAAGTTTAGTAGATAGATATCCTGCACAAACTGCACCTTTTGGACTTGGTGAAAGTTCAAACCAAGTTACAAGTTATGGTTACGACCAACAGACTTCTTGTCCAGAGACTAAATGTTCTTTGGTAAGAATAGAAAGAGCATAG